A region from the Myxococcales bacterium genome encodes:
- a CDS encoding AMP-binding protein: MSELRSETAPTRSNDPMLDMVTLLQTQRAKHGPRPLFGRKVGSAWRYETYEDFGQRVDACRARLATLDVAPGERVAIISGNCIEWVAYCFAAYGLRAAWVPMYAAQLEDDWMYILRDSGARICLVEDEALESRIAARRSFTATTDRTRSRSWRRTSRSSAPGPKRTHRTSCPTHLSSRTHAYSAASRPTLNATSPT, from the coding sequence TTGAGCGAACTTCGCTCGGAGACCGCGCCGACGAGGAGCAACGATCCGATGCTCGACATGGTGACGCTCCTTCAAACCCAGCGGGCGAAACACGGGCCGCGTCCGCTTTTTGGTCGCAAGGTTGGCAGCGCTTGGCGCTACGAGACGTACGAAGACTTTGGGCAACGTGTGGACGCGTGCCGCGCGCGCCTCGCGACCCTCGATGTTGCGCCCGGCGAACGCGTCGCCATCATCTCGGGCAACTGCATCGAGTGGGTCGCCTACTGTTTCGCGGCCTACGGCCTCCGCGCCGCGTGGGTCCCCATGTACGCGGCGCAGCTCGAAGACGACTGGATGTACATCCTCCGCGACTCGGGCGCGCGCATCTGCCTCGTAGAAGACGAGGCCCTTGAGAGCCGCATCGCGGCGCGGCGCTCATTCACGGCGACAACCGACCGCACACGGTCGCGCTCGTGGCGCCGGACATCGCGGAGCTCCGCGCCTGGGCCCAAGCGAACGCACCGGACCTCGTGTCCGACACATCTCTCCTCGAGAACGCACGCGTACTCCGCTGCGTCACGGCCGACGTTGAACGCTACCTCGCCGACGTGA
- a CDS encoding glutathione S-transferase family protein — translation MSKPKLTYFDAPVSRGEECRLALHLAGVDFEDVRIKRDEWPALKPKTPYGALPIFEMEGHGVFAQSNAILVLVGRRHGLHPKDDFEAARHEAVLCHVEDLRAHVTPTLRMTDEAEKKKAREALATTYLPTWAEKIERQLEAGPFLAGAKIHVADIKLYIAIRWFASGTVDHIPSTVFAPFPKVMRLHDAFRDDAAVKAWYARG, via the coding sequence ATGTCCAAACCCAAGCTGACCTACTTCGATGCTCCCGTGAGCCGCGGCGAAGAGTGCCGCCTTGCCCTCCACCTTGCCGGCGTCGACTTCGAAGACGTTCGCATCAAGCGCGACGAGTGGCCCGCGCTCAAGCCGAAGACGCCCTACGGTGCCTTGCCGATCTTCGAGATGGAAGGCCACGGCGTGTTCGCGCAATCAAACGCCATCCTCGTTCTCGTCGGCCGCCGTCATGGGCTGCACCCCAAAGACGATTTCGAGGCCGCTCGCCACGAGGCCGTCCTTTGCCACGTCGAAGACCTCCGCGCGCACGTGACGCCCACGCTCCGCATGACCGACGAAGCCGAGAAGAAGAAGGCGCGCGAGGCCCTCGCAACGACCTACCTGCCGACCTGGGCCGAGAAGATCGAGCGGCAGCTCGAGGCGGGGCCGTTCTTGGCGGGCGCCAAGATCCACGTGGCCGACATCAAGCTCTACATCGCGATCCGCTGGTTCGCGAGCGGCACTGTGGATCACATCCCGTCGACGGTGTTCGCCCCGTTCCCGAAGGTCATGCGCCTCCACGACGCCTTCCGCGACGACGCCGCCGTCAAGGCTTGGTACGCGCGCGGCTGA
- a CDS encoding SUMF1/EgtB/PvdO family nonheme iron enzyme — MTRALSSAFAVVPSLTLALLAACGGLTDRDALPPEGQLLLYVDTDAWLPKGPGEATSPDDRPALFQRLRVELFPPGQNETCAGCSRDFGIDRGVVKRGRASIGLLPRVGVSGYRARVRLYRLGGAGETLVDARTPSTIESVVALPSTAAEGIREVTVVLRTDTVGQPQGTLDAPIAAQEGRPTKSLVGTWREEIRRDCSRPAGDGEVCVPGGALWMGDPSFYDPLPERLVALSPFFIDLTEVTVRAFRRSRLATLDEDAAKADPYLYSSKTNLYCRYTNTPGQFEDAAVNCVSKAISEKFCAAQRGGTLPSEAQYEYVAGALRNLPFPWGSDDASCEDAVFGRHYDESAPAPQRVCVSFGVGPALPGSGRRDRVRIGDREVVDLAGNLSEWIRDDFSPSTERCWQTQATLDPVCTESAYKDKVLLRGANWTDLGATMLRANYRETAPASTPQNTRSGFRCVRAD; from the coding sequence ATGACCCGTGCGCTGTCGAGCGCGTTCGCCGTCGTGCCCTCGCTCACGCTCGCGCTCTTGGCCGCGTGCGGCGGCTTGACCGATCGCGACGCGCTTCCACCGGAGGGCCAGCTGCTCCTCTACGTCGACACCGACGCGTGGTTGCCCAAGGGGCCCGGCGAGGCGACCTCGCCCGACGACCGCCCGGCACTCTTTCAGCGCCTCCGCGTCGAGCTCTTTCCTCCGGGCCAAAACGAAACGTGCGCCGGCTGCTCACGAGACTTCGGCATCGACCGAGGCGTGGTGAAGCGCGGCCGGGCCTCGATTGGGCTCTTGCCTCGCGTGGGCGTGAGTGGCTACCGCGCTCGGGTTCGCCTGTATCGTCTCGGCGGCGCCGGTGAGACGCTGGTCGACGCGCGCACACCGTCAACGATCGAGTCCGTTGTCGCGCTGCCGAGCACGGCGGCGGAGGGCATTCGTGAAGTCACCGTAGTCCTCCGCACCGACACCGTGGGCCAGCCGCAAGGCACGCTCGATGCGCCCATCGCCGCGCAGGAAGGCCGCCCAACCAAGAGCCTCGTGGGCACATGGCGTGAAGAGATCCGTCGCGATTGTTCGCGCCCCGCTGGTGACGGTGAGGTGTGCGTGCCGGGAGGTGCTCTCTGGATGGGCGATCCGAGCTTCTACGATCCGTTGCCGGAGCGGCTCGTGGCCCTCTCGCCGTTCTTCATCGATCTCACGGAGGTCACCGTGCGAGCGTTTCGCAGGTCGAGGCTCGCGACGCTCGACGAGGACGCCGCCAAGGCCGATCCGTACCTCTACTCCTCGAAAACGAACCTCTACTGCCGCTACACCAACACGCCGGGGCAGTTCGAAGACGCTGCCGTCAACTGCGTGTCAAAGGCCATCAGCGAGAAGTTCTGCGCCGCGCAACGTGGCGGGACGTTGCCTTCGGAAGCGCAGTACGAATACGTCGCGGGCGCGCTGCGCAATCTCCCCTTCCCCTGGGGCTCCGACGACGCGAGCTGCGAAGACGCGGTCTTCGGTCGCCACTACGACGAGTCGGCCCCCGCGCCGCAGCGCGTGTGCGTCAGCTTCGGCGTTGGGCCGGCGCTCCCGGGCTCGGGCCGCCGCGATCGCGTTCGCATCGGCGACCGCGAGGTGGTGGACCTCGCCGGCAACCTCTCCGAGTGGATTCGCGACGACTTCTCTCCGTCGACGGAGCGCTGCTGGCAGACGCAGGCCACGCTCGATCCCGTGTGCACCGAGTCGGCATACAAGGACAAGGTCCTCCTGCGTGGCGCCAACTGGACCGACCTCGGCGCCACGATGCTCCGGGCAAACTACCGGGAGACCGCTCCGGCGAGCACTCCGCAAAACACCCGCTCCGGATTCCGCTGCGTTCGCGCCGACTGA